The Bacteroidota bacterium genome includes a region encoding these proteins:
- a CDS encoding cation:proton antiporter — protein sequence MPLSAVVLAASIPFLNEIVALFAVSVGMAYLCYKLRLVPIAGFLLAGVLIGPNALGLVYEQELVDVLAEIGVILLLFTIGVEFSLEKLSRIGRAIFIGGGTQVFVTIGLVTGILALAGIGWQAGVYTGCLVALSSTAIVLALLAERAETDTPAGKLSLAVLIFQDLAIVAMVLLVPMLAGTGGGPLDLLIVLGKAAALILAVIVLARRVVPWVLEKVVRTRRPELFLLTIVAICFGTAAVSAMADVSLALGAFLAGLIVSESEYSEQALSEILPLRTVFNAVFFVSVGMLLDLRFVLGNPLLVLGVAAAVVVLKFVITTGAILVLGYPIRIAAATGLALAQIGEFSFVLERAGRAAGITPAGLGDAGAQTFIAVTVLLMIATPFQVQAAPRFGTFMARTPLRKLGDGPGPDAVKPASEDGAHGVDVHAMEDHVVVVGYGPAGQRLVQVMQDVGIPFVVIELNPESTARLRKEGVPVIYGDASRAFLLEHAGIARAKLGVILINDPTAVPRILQQMRYLNPTLQLIARTRFLRTVEPLQKAGADIVVPEEMETTVRVFSHVLGAYLVPPAEIDRLVREIRQEDYRILRGSIQEAHLMVLQGLDEEGLHTRAVALRNGAPAAGQTLAELDLRRCHEITVIAVRRGGRTLANPAGDFQVEAGDRLVLIGSAEHFAEAATLFRAPMPSDG from the coding sequence TTGCCTCTCTCCGCTGTGGTTCTTGCTGCTTCCATCCCTTTTCTCAACGAGATCGTCGCGCTCTTTGCCGTGAGCGTGGGGATGGCCTACCTGTGCTACAAGCTGCGGCTGGTGCCCATCGCAGGCTTCCTGCTGGCGGGCGTCTTGATCGGGCCGAACGCCCTCGGGCTGGTCTACGAGCAAGAACTCGTCGACGTGCTCGCCGAGATTGGCGTGATCCTGCTGCTGTTCACCATCGGCGTCGAGTTCAGCTTGGAGAAACTCTCGCGGATCGGGCGGGCCATCTTCATCGGCGGTGGGACGCAGGTGTTCGTCACCATTGGCCTCGTGACGGGCATCTTGGCGCTGGCGGGCATCGGCTGGCAGGCGGGAGTCTACACGGGTTGCCTCGTCGCGCTGTCGTCCACGGCCATCGTGCTGGCGCTCCTCGCCGAGCGCGCCGAAACCGACACGCCCGCGGGAAAGCTCTCGCTCGCGGTGCTCATCTTCCAGGACCTCGCCATCGTGGCGATGGTGCTCCTCGTGCCGATGCTCGCGGGCACGGGCGGCGGACCGCTCGACCTCCTGATCGTGCTCGGCAAGGCCGCGGCGCTGATTCTGGCGGTGATCGTGCTCGCGCGGCGCGTGGTGCCGTGGGTGCTGGAGAAGGTCGTCCGCACGCGGCGCCCTGAGTTGTTCCTGCTCACCATCGTCGCAATCTGCTTTGGGACGGCGGCCGTATCGGCGATGGCCGACGTGAGCCTCGCGCTCGGCGCATTCTTGGCCGGGCTGATCGTGAGCGAGAGCGAATACTCCGAGCAGGCGCTCAGCGAGATTCTGCCGCTGCGAACCGTCTTCAACGCGGTGTTCTTTGTCTCCGTCGGCATGCTGCTCGACCTCCGTTTCGTGCTGGGGAATCCGCTGCTCGTGCTCGGCGTGGCAGCGGCCGTCGTGGTGCTCAAGTTTGTCATCACGACCGGGGCGATCCTCGTGCTCGGCTATCCCATCCGCATCGCGGCAGCGACGGGCTTGGCGCTCGCGCAGATTGGCGAGTTCTCCTTCGTGCTGGAGCGGGCGGGCCGCGCCGCCGGGATCACACCGGCTGGGCTGGGCGACGCGGGCGCGCAGACGTTCATCGCTGTGACGGTGCTGCTGATGATCGCAACGCCATTCCAGGTGCAGGCTGCGCCTAGGTTCGGGACGTTCATGGCGCGTACGCCGCTGCGCAAGCTGGGCGACGGCCCCGGCCCTGACGCGGTGAAACCCGCGAGCGAGGACGGCGCCCATGGCGTGGACGTGCATGCGATGGAGGACCACGTGGTGGTGGTCGGCTACGGACCCGCCGGGCAGCGCCTCGTGCAGGTGATGCAGGATGTCGGCATCCCGTTCGTGGTGATCGAACTCAACCCGGAGTCGACAGCTAGGCTGCGCAAGGAGGGCGTGCCGGTGATCTACGGCGACGCCAGCCGCGCCTTTCTGCTCGAACACGCGGGCATCGCGCGGGCCAAGCTCGGCGTGATCCTCATCAACGACCCCACCGCTGTCCCGCGCATCCTCCAGCAGATGCGCTACCTCAACCCGACGCTCCAACTCATCGCACGGACCCGCTTCCTGCGCACCGTCGAGCCGCTCCAGAAAGCCGGCGCCGACATCGTGGTGCCGGAAGAGATGGAGACCACGGTGCGCGTCTTCTCGCACGTGCTCGGGGCCTACCTCGTCCCGCCCGCCGAGATCGACCGCCTCGTGCGCGAAATCCGGCAGGAGGACTACCGTATCCTGCGCGGCTCGATCCAGGAGGCGCACCTGATGGTGCTCCAGGGCCTCGACGAGGAGGGCCTCCACACGCGCGCCGTCGCCCTGCGGAACGGCGCTCCAGCAGCCGGGCAGACGCTTGCCGAGCTCGACCTCCGCCGCTGCCACGAGATCACCGTCATCGCAGTCCGGCGCGGGGGCCGTACGCTCGCCAACCCCGCAGGCGACTTCCAGGTGGAGGCGGGCGACCGTCTGGTCCTGATCGGCTCCGCCGAGCACTTCGCCGAGGCGGCCACGCTCTTCCGTGCCCCGATGCCGAGCGACGGATGA
- a CDS encoding MarR family transcriptional regulator, whose amino-acid sequence MSVDPASLDFFSDAIRRVGGRLTEIAGARGAAHTALSKQELVAIGTIGLHGAMRMGEIAERLGVRQSAVTPLVDRLEDHGLVRRHRSEADRRVWLAELTEAGTRVYDDEDAVYRQAAAEMLAPLSPEEQRALVQLFKKMRVPD is encoded by the coding sequence ATGTCTGTCGACCCCGCCTCGCTCGACTTCTTCTCCGACGCCATCCGGCGTGTCGGAGGGCGGCTTACCGAGATCGCCGGGGCTCGGGGCGCCGCCCACACCGCGCTCAGCAAGCAGGAGCTCGTTGCGATCGGCACGATCGGCCTCCATGGCGCCATGCGCATGGGCGAGATTGCCGAGCGGCTCGGTGTCCGCCAGAGCGCTGTCACCCCGCTCGTTGACCGCCTGGAAGACCATGGTCTCGTTCGCCGACACCGTAGCGAGGCCGACCGGCGCGTTTGGCTCGCCGAACTCACCGAGGCCGGCACGCGCGTCTATGACGACGAAGACGCGGTCTACCGGCAAGCCGCGGCCGAAATGCTTGCCCCGCTCTCCCCAGAGGAGCAGCGCGCCCTCGTCCAGCTCTTCAAAAAGATGCGCGTCCCTGACTAG
- a CDS encoding aldehyde reductase, translating to MPTPITDAPVLVTGLTGYIGSYLAADLLRRGYAVRGTMRNAQKFERVRAALAEHAPIDKLTVAEADLLDAGSWQAAVEGVTHVHHVASPFFVVQPEDPDEMIVPAREGTLNVLRAATEAGVQRVVLTSSLVAVAYGLKAPPAGSLDESHWTDTTVADDVTPYILSKTIAERAAWDYVQDTPGAPELATVNPSLVLGPLMTDNLSASHVVVSKMMKGEMPGMPKIGFEVVDVRDVANLHVRAMEAPEAAGERYLAAGGYRSFKQIADAIREAAPAYRKKLPKFELPDFGMRLFALVDKEARNVLFELGKRRTVSNAKARGLGWTPRTPEEAIAASAQALIEQGAV from the coding sequence ATGCCTACTCCCATCACCGACGCCCCGGTCCTCGTCACGGGTCTAACCGGCTACATCGGCTCGTATCTCGCCGCGGACCTCCTCCGCCGTGGCTACGCTGTGCGCGGCACGATGCGCAATGCCCAGAAGTTCGAGCGCGTCCGCGCGGCTCTCGCTGAGCACGCGCCCATCGACAAGCTGACTGTTGCCGAAGCGGATCTCCTCGATGCCGGCTCGTGGCAGGCGGCGGTGGAGGGCGTGACGCATGTCCACCACGTTGCCTCGCCCTTCTTTGTCGTCCAGCCCGAGGACCCCGACGAGATGATCGTGCCAGCTCGCGAGGGCACGCTCAACGTGCTTCGTGCAGCGACCGAGGCAGGGGTGCAGCGTGTCGTGCTCACGTCATCGCTCGTGGCCGTCGCCTACGGGTTGAAGGCGCCCCCTGCTGGTTCACTCGACGAGTCGCACTGGACCGACACCACCGTTGCGGACGACGTCACGCCTTACATCCTAAGCAAGACGATCGCCGAGCGCGCGGCGTGGGACTATGTCCAAGACACCCCAGGCGCACCCGAACTGGCGACTGTAAACCCAAGCCTCGTGCTGGGGCCGCTGATGACCGACAACCTGAGTGCCTCGCACGTGGTGGTCTCGAAGATGATGAAGGGCGAGATGCCCGGCATGCCGAAAATCGGCTTCGAGGTGGTCGATGTGCGCGATGTGGCGAACCTCCACGTCCGCGCCATGGAGGCGCCCGAGGCAGCAGGCGAGCGCTACCTCGCCGCGGGCGGCTACCGCTCCTTCAAGCAGATTGCCGACGCCATCCGTGAGGCAGCGCCGGCCTATCGAAAGAAGCTGCCCAAGTTCGAACTGCCCGACTTCGGCATGCGCCTGTTTGCCCTCGTCGACAAGGAGGCACGCAACGTGCTGTTCGAGCTAGGCAAGCGCCGCACCGTCAGCAACGCGAAGGCGCGCGGACTTGGCTGGACACCCCGCACGCCTGAGGAAGCCATCGCCGCCAGCGCCCAGGCGCTCATCGAGCAGGGGGCGGTGTAG
- a CDS encoding helix-hairpin-helix domain-containing protein has product MPADSTDAEPPEEAVLESLVDEDVSGDPTVLLEALEDLRDNPLDINSATAEEFALIPVISPLLAETIVRFRDELGLFDSIPELRAIEGVTVDVFLAARPYLTIGETLDVVTPTPSAFPTAPSFGQILQGARYEVRQRVQRRLDEGRGYSDELRDDSTRSSYIGSPERVYTRVRATYRRQASANLTLEKDPGEQFAWDPGSGSYGYDFASMHVALLDAGRIDALVVGDFTAEFGQGVALWRASGFGKGRELRPIVRTSRGIRPYGSVDENQFFRGLAATVAVTPELYVSAFGSRRSLDASIVQADTSLAGSLAGQPAAEIDGVATSLPITGLHRTATERARKDALDETLFGGATELRLPRATVGLVGYSARFDNPIQRGDRDFQRFDFEGDQAAMLSAYFDVTLLRPRGEAGGTQLFGEVARAPGGAVGGIVGALQKLGREVEALAVARHFPRDFVSLHGYAFGERNGTTQNETGLYLGLRLRPSPTWTITGFFDQYRFPYLRFTVPRSATGYEALLYVEHRPARWLTVYAQGRHETREIGTDVSDPNGSVVGGLTSETRQTLRLHGSYVANRALRLRARAEIARYQEAGFDDSYGSLVFQDVRWQTARWLRLDGRLTFFRTDGFDARLYQFESDATGVLSNVLLSGRGTRAYLLATVEPAEGVRFQAKLAQTRFEDRFTVGSGLDEVEGSQVRDLTLQLQVRF; this is encoded by the coding sequence GTGCCGGCAGACTCGACGGACGCGGAGCCTCCTGAAGAGGCCGTCCTGGAATCGCTCGTGGACGAGGATGTCTCTGGCGACCCGACGGTGCTGCTGGAGGCGCTCGAAGACCTCCGCGATAACCCGCTCGACATCAACAGCGCGACGGCTGAGGAATTCGCGCTCATCCCGGTCATCTCGCCGCTCCTCGCCGAGACGATCGTCCGCTTCCGCGACGAGCTCGGCCTGTTCGACTCGATCCCGGAGTTGCGCGCCATCGAAGGCGTCACCGTCGATGTCTTCCTCGCGGCCCGGCCCTACCTCACCATCGGCGAGACGCTCGATGTTGTAACACCCACGCCCTCGGCGTTTCCCACCGCGCCGAGCTTCGGCCAGATACTCCAGGGCGCGCGCTACGAAGTCCGTCAACGCGTGCAGCGGCGCCTCGATGAGGGCCGCGGCTACTCCGACGAACTGCGCGACGACTCAACTCGGTCGAGTTATATCGGCTCGCCGGAGCGCGTCTACACCCGCGTACGCGCGACGTACCGGCGGCAGGCCTCGGCCAACCTCACGCTCGAAAAGGACCCCGGCGAGCAATTCGCCTGGGACCCGGGCTCCGGCAGCTACGGCTACGACTTCGCCTCGATGCACGTGGCGCTGCTCGACGCGGGGCGCATCGACGCGCTCGTGGTGGGCGACTTCACGGCGGAGTTTGGGCAGGGCGTGGCCCTGTGGCGGGCGAGTGGCTTCGGCAAAGGGCGCGAACTGCGGCCCATCGTCCGGACGTCGCGCGGCATCCGGCCCTACGGCTCGGTTGACGAGAACCAGTTCTTCCGCGGGCTTGCGGCGACCGTCGCGGTGACGCCCGAACTCTACGTGAGCGCCTTCGGCTCGCGGCGCTCGCTCGACGCCTCCATCGTGCAAGCCGACACCTCGCTTGCGGGCTCATTGGCCGGGCAGCCGGCCGCCGAGATCGACGGCGTGGCGACGAGCCTCCCGATCACGGGCCTGCACCGCACCGCTACCGAGCGCGCCCGCAAGGACGCCCTCGACGAGACGCTCTTCGGCGGGGCGACCGAACTCCGCCTCCCCCGCGCCACCGTGGGCCTCGTCGGCTACTCGGCGCGCTTCGACAACCCGATCCAGCGTGGCGACCGCGACTTTCAGCGCTTCGACTTCGAGGGCGACCAGGCAGCGATGCTGAGCGCCTACTTCGACGTGACGCTCCTACGCCCGCGCGGCGAGGCAGGCGGCACGCAGCTTTTCGGCGAGGTGGCACGTGCGCCGGGCGGGGCCGTCGGCGGCATCGTCGGGGCGCTGCAAAAGCTCGGGCGCGAAGTCGAGGCGCTGGCCGTCGCCCGGCACTTCCCGCGCGACTTCGTGAGCCTCCACGGCTACGCCTTCGGTGAGCGCAACGGCACCACGCAGAACGAGACCGGGCTCTACCTCGGCCTCCGCCTCCGCCCCTCGCCCACGTGGACGATCACGGGGTTCTTTGACCAATACCGCTTCCCGTACCTCCGCTTCACCGTCCCGCGCTCAGCGACGGGCTACGAGGCCCTGCTCTACGTCGAGCATCGCCCTGCGCGCTGGCTCACGGTCTACGCGCAGGGCCGCCACGAGACGCGCGAGATCGGCACCGACGTGAGCGATCCCAATGGCTCCGTCGTGGGTGGACTGACCTCCGAGACGCGGCAGACGCTGCGGCTGCATGGCAGCTACGTCGCCAACCGCGCGCTGCGGCTGCGGGCCCGCGCCGAGATCGCGCGCTACCAGGAGGCAGGCTTCGATGACAGCTACGGCTCGCTCGTCTTCCAGGACGTGCGCTGGCAGACCGCGCGCTGGCTCCGCCTGGACGGTCGGCTGACGTTCTTCCGCACCGATGGCTTCGACGCGCGCCTCTACCAGTTCGAGTCCGACGCCACGGGCGTGCTCTCAAACGTGCTCCTGAGCGGACGCGGGACACGCGCCTACCTCCTCGCCACCGTCGAGCCTGCCGAGGGCGTGCGCTTCCAGGCCAAGCTCGCCCAGACGCGCTTCGAGGACCGCTTCACCGTCGGCTCCGGGCTGGACGAGGTCGAAGGCTCACAGGTGCGCGACCTCACGCTACAGCTTCAGGTGCGGTTCTGA
- a CDS encoding GrpB family protein codes for MPAPLELASSDPDWRHRFGGLGRRLRLAFGDAALRIDHIGSTALDGVPALPIVDVQISVPALTPESAYREALSALGFAMEAGHPDKTVRFFRETKMPSRVHLHVRAAGTLGEQSALVLRDFLRTDAEARTAFASGKRALADAVAHEEYPAAAYATAKPTVLWEALRGAHRWAQETGWTPGMSDA; via the coding sequence ATGCCTGCCCCGCTCGAACTCGCGTCTTCCGATCCTGACTGGCGACACAGGTTTGGCGGGCTAGGCCGCCGCCTCCGCCTCGCCTTCGGTGACGCCGCGCTCCGCATCGACCACATCGGAAGCACGGCCCTTGACGGCGTCCCGGCGCTTCCGATCGTAGACGTGCAGATCTCAGTGCCAGCTCTCACGCCCGAGTCGGCGTACCGGGAGGCGCTCTCGGCGCTCGGCTTCGCGATGGAGGCGGGCCACCCCGACAAGACGGTCCGGTTCTTCCGTGAGACCAAGATGCCGAGCCGTGTTCACTTGCATGTTCGCGCCGCCGGCACCCTCGGTGAGCAATCGGCGCTGGTCCTACGCGACTTCCTCCGCACCGATGCCGAGGCGCGCACCGCGTTCGCGTCAGGGAAACGAGCACTCGCGGATGCCGTGGCTCACGAAGAGTACCCGGCAGCCGCCTACGCGACGGCCAAGCCGACGGTGCTCTGGGAAGCCTTGCGCGGCGCCCACCGCTGGGCCCAAGAAACGGGCTGGACGCCCGGCATGTCCGACGCTTGA